The genomic interval ccccccctcccaactGACTTGACGAGGAATCCATTCTCGTGAAAAACACAACCTCTACACACACCTAGCAGCACCTCTTCTTGCATATCCATACAAGACCTAAGTAGGCGGGTCGAGGTCCTATGAGGTACCCACTACTCAGAGTaccctcccaaaaggaaaaagatgtaTCTGTCAGGTTCGGTTCTTATTAGCTGGtagttgtaatattggtatttctcaatatatttatgtttttattgttgagattaTAATTCTGGAccaatgctcatatttgttattgttgggtttgtaataaaatatcaatatttattatcttttatgtgaaattatgttagttGAATTATGCGagttagttcaacccatttatataaaacatGTTGAAATGAGTCGTGTTatacatttctaattaattattaaacgggttaAAATGAGCTACACGATACGACCCGTTATTTAAATAGATTGTATTAAGATTTGAAAGTGTGATCCATTAAGCTTAATGGATCGTGTTTAGATTAACTCATATAATCGAATATCTATAGCTTACAAGACATGACGAATTGACAGGCCTAATATTTCCTTTCCTGCCCACAGTCTTCTACTTCGAAAAGAATCAGTCTCATTTGCCTTAAGTATTATCAGAGTTATTCCTCTTGTTTACGTTTCTAGTAATGCTACAAACATATCAATTACTGTTGGTAATTGGTAATTGGTATTCATTCTTTTCCAATCCCCCATCTGTGTGTACGTAGTAAAAACCATAGCAGATCAAAATTTGTCTTTCATCAAGTTGCATACCCAATGTTCTTACTTCAAAACGACTACGAAATTAAGggctcgtttattttcagagatgagatgagattaaagttaaaaagttgaataaaatattattagaatatattttttaatattatttttattttaaaatttgaaaaagttgaattgtttattttattttatatgagaatttaaaaaaattgtaataatgaggtaagatgaaataagatatttcctgaaaacaaactaaGCCTAGATAGATATGACAATTATAGATATTAATTAACCAAGACTTATTTCGCAGAAAATAAAATTCAGGCATAAGCATCGATGGGGAAAAATGGCTAAAAACATGGCTTTTTTAAGTAGTAGTGAAGAAATGCAATGCATGGCTGCAACTTTCCCCAAGAGATTCAAAGCTTGGAGGTGGAAAGCTGTATTAGATCCTTCCTGAGAATCTTGCCGGAGGGATTCTTCGGTATAGAAGCTATAAACGCCACTCTCCTGATTCTCTTGTACGGAGCCACCTGCACACGTACGTTTATAACTCCAGGTGATCAATACAGTgctaaaccaaaatatatatttctattgcTCAGAGACTTGATAATACatctcatacatatatatatatatagaggaaaattttttttgcaagCGATTTCGTGCAACAAATTGGACACCAATGTTAAATGTAAGGGATTTGCTTAATGAAATAATGCGAAtcgaaaatgaaaataattttcgtgagactttatatatatatacacgcacacGCACACTAATTTGTTCATCGTCAGCTTACCTGTCCCGCTACAAAGTCCATGATTGCACTCTCAGATAGATTACTCCCAACTTTTCTTACCACATATGCCATGGGGCACTGTCCAGCCTCCTTGTCAGGAACCCTGAAACACAAGATCAATGATCAAACTGAGgctacctttttcttttctttttctccttttgtttttgtttttttttttttttgtaaaagcaAGTGTTTAACCTCTTTAATTAATGCAATAGAGAAGAAGACTTACGGTATAACAGCGGCATCAGAGATCTCTGGATGAGTTAGTAGCAAGGCCTCTAGTTCTGCTGGGGGGACctaaaaagtaaagaaagaaaTCGGCATATATTTCAAGCTAGATACATTTTTCTCAGAATATAATCAGAAATATCTATCGAAATATAACATCCAAGTTGTTGATTGCATCCATACATGCAGTACTTAAGAATTGCATGCATCTTATAACCCAAAACTAAAGCACACGAGTTCCATGCAGAATGAAGGCAAAgcttcattaatttataaagaacCCAATGTACTTTCAATGTCTCACCTGATAACCCTTGTATTTAATTAGCTCCTTCAACCTATCAACCACAAAGATGAAcccatcatcatcaatataacaTAGATCTCCAGTTTTCAGCCATCCCTCTGAATCAAGAGTTGATTCTGTAGCTTCTGCATTACCGAAATAACCTGCAACAGCATTCCCGGTATGTAGAATCATTAAAAAGAAACATTACAGCCAAAAAAATTTTCCAACCCATGTTGGagatataatatcaaatcaagaatttttatcatgatttgatttggtgatttgattttaataattatcaaaGAGTTCTTCTACTTATAAGTTGTTGTATAAAGCACACCCTCTATGTCGTTGacatgataatatatatgatttttaaaaaatttaaaatttaaaattcttttgCAAAACAAATCTTGTCATGCGAATAACATGAAATGTGTATTTTATACACCGACttacaaatagaatttatcattattaaatcaagagatttgattttaattatgaTACAGATATTTACTTTAtctgatctatatataattttcttataaataaaaattaataatttatattcaataacaattgaaaataccaaaaataaagtCCTCATATTCTCCCTCACCtcccttctccatcttcttttctatgatattataatttctattaccatgcaaatataataatatattcctAGAAACATTCTGTTACATGGCGAACACTTGAAACAATATGCAGGTGATATTATTATTGCATAAATCTGGAATAAAAATTAGCAACAAGAGTAAGAAACAAACCAGAATAGATGCGCTACGGTTGAAACTTATAGAGgtctaaattattaatttggaGGACCCCCGGACAGAATCAGAATCCTTTTTATCAAGAGGGGTCAAaacatgaatgagagaaaaattgtcaacaaaatatcttaaaatactTCAATTTTCAACACAATTAATAATTGTAACTTCTGGCTCTTTtgaaagagtaatactagacgTTCTGCTAGCCaaaattcatgtattttatattattattttattatttatttttttaacatctttaaatattttttaaaaaaatatcaatatactaatagttacttatttaattaataagtaaaaaaaaataaaaagttaaattaaatatatgaacggTCAAAATAAGAAGACAAAATTGCGttgttttttttgaaattctaaaaagagagaagtagacaagaagaaatcaaagactttcttaaagagaaaaaatatttataattgtgaattgtgtaaccaccgcgtaatttttttaaaaaaataaaataaaatatgaaactcaaataaaaagaaattaactttttaataataaattttactatttttaaagtgatgatataatatttacgtattttatagttatatataaaattattcttttaaaaaattttaagataattcttgaaagttgaaaaaataaaaaaataaaaaaggataatAATAATTCTTGGAAGAGTTATCCTGAAGCTCCATGATTACTTATCTCAAGGTTCTTGGAAATTTTATGACTATATGGTATTAATGGGGCCCTATGCTAGCGTGAATCGGATAATGTCAACCGTGAACGTACAAGAATCTctgacaaaacaaaaaatgacaaGAAGAATATTACAATCTGTACCTTTCATGATGGAGGGACCTCTGAGCCAAAGCTCGCCGGTCCGGTTCACCGGTAGAGCCTTACCAGTCTCCGGCTCCACAATTTTCGCATCCATGCCCGGAGACAGCAACCCTGCCGTACCGTACCGCCTGCTCTCCTCCAACGAGTCCGTCGACGCGCCAACCCCGTCGATTCCGTTAAACCGTACCCCTGCAGAATCGTTACTGCCCGATACCTCTCCACGAACCCCTCGATCACCTCCTTGCTCAGCGGCGCACCACCCGACAAGACCGACTGCAGCGAGCTCAAATCGTACTTGGAGCGTATCTGATCAGCACCGTTCACGAGCGCCACCAGAATGGGCGGCACCAAGGGGAGGTAGGTGATTCGGTACTTCTGAATCGCCGAGAGGAGATCGTGCATCTCGTACTTGGAGAGGATCACCACCGTTGTTCCCGATGCGAGTAGGGCCAGCGCGAACACTGCTAGACCATAGATGTGAAACATTGGGACGGTGCAGATGAACCTGTGGTCTCCGTCGAGATTGAACCGACCGAGCACGATTTGAACCATCGCTATGAGGCTCTTGTGCGAACCCACCACGCCTTTACTCGCGCCGGTGGTGCCTGACGAGTAGAGCAGAGTCGCCGTGTCCTCCTGGTTCACTCTGGCCCTGACTCGGGTCCTTCTTGGCTGCTTCTTCAGCATTTCCCCGTACGTGGAAATGATTAGAGCGTTCTGCACAGCGGGGGTGGACTGCTCGTCCAGGAGAACAATTCGGAGATTTGACCCGGCGAGCTTGGGGACAAGTTGGCGAGTGGTGAAAGCGATGACCGGTTTGGAATCAGCGATCTGTTTGGCTATTTCTCGGGTGGTGTTGAGGGGGTTGGTGGTGGTTATAACGGCGCCGAGGGACATGACAGCGAGGCACACGACGGGGAAGAAGATAGAGTTAGgagagaggaggaggacgaCATGGCCTTTCTCGACGCCCAAGTCGGAGAGACAAGTGGATACGGAATCGACGGCAAGCCAGAGATCGGAGAAGGTGAGGTGACTGCCGGTGGAGGCGTCGACGAAGGCGATCTTGCCATGGTGAGCTCGGGAGGAGATGAATGTGGTCACGTCAAGGAAAGGGTTCGGTGGGTGTGCGATGGGCTTACGTTTGCTGTAGAAGACGGAGTTGGAATCGCAGAAACCGGAATTCGGATCGATCACCAGGTTACTCTTCTGCGCCATTAGGGACACGTCGACGACGCCACTTCGCGCGTTCTCTAATAGACGGGCTGGTTTTCAGCTCCATTTTTTATACAGTTTGATGGGCGAACTTTTGAGTCTTTGGCCACGTTGTTTGCTTGGTTGGACCCGTCTACGTTGTTCAAAGAGTCTAGTCTCGAGACGGTCAGCCGCCTTGTCATGAGGCTATTATGGCCGTTGATTTGGCTTACGCTGTTTCGTTGATTAGATATACTTTTGGGCTGAGATCGAACAATTCGGATCTTGTGCCTTTCACATTCACATTTAAAAGAACATAAAGAGTGGGAGCTTTAGTGGAGGTCAGAGAGTTtttgatgcttaagtcagtatatCTATTTAGTAATTTGTGTAAGAGTTTAGAAGAATCAAAGAGAGTTATTTGTACTTGAAGGTCAGCTTTTATACTAGGTTGCTTCGTTGTTGAACGAGGACAGCCCATACCTTGCGTCAGGGAGTTCATGTCATTTCAACTGTTCATTTAGTCAGAATCTTTTAATGTGGCGTTGCTTCTAGGGTGGCtccattaatgcggtgtggagTCTGGGGAGCGGCATCATTAATGCAGCATGGTTTCCTGACTTACTTTATCCCTCGAATATTCATTGTTAAGCCCATCCATTCCTATTGTCAAGAGATTAAGAGTTTCCCGTATCTCTTGCCCACTTGCCTACGTAGGTTCTTGAGGATTGTGTGTCATTAGGGGTTATCAGGGCTTCAAGTCCTATATGTCCCTACCATCCACTTTTTCCACACGAGAGTTGCTTTTGGGATGAGTTTTACTTTTGAGCCGAGTATTCTGTAGAGGTTCATTAACTCCTTTTAGAAGAAGGTTATTAGGCTTGATCGGACTCTCTCCTAGACATCTCTCGTGGGCTCGCTATACGGATCAATAGGGAAGAAAATCTCCTTACAATATGATAATAACTTGACTAGgatgtacaaaaatatatatatatatatatttataatttctaacactatatattaacatgtaatttattatttttatctttttatttaaatatatattaatatgtggtGTGCAAATAATATAAATACCATTTATCTcacgaaaataaaaataaaaataaaaactagacTTTAGATTGGTCGGTCGGTTTTGATTTGGCATTTTGTCAATGTGTAAGGTAAAGTAGCGCATgcccctttaaaaaaaaaaaaaaaaaaaaggtagcacGTTTAAATTGGATGTTTTATGTTATTGTCTCTTAGAGGCGGCGTGTAACATATCGAAGATTTCGTATATCCAATGAGAGGGATAttatgcacatttttttttggtCTGCAAAAAAACGGCtggtttttaactttttcttacaATTGATGTTTTGTAAACGCGAATTCTTATATTTTGACAAATCAAATTTGTTGCCGTCATGGTGAAATTTTGTAGGCTGTACACGTAACGGGCATTAATATTTCAAGCGAAAATGAATCTAGCTACCAATTAAACAAAGTGTGTACAAACTTTAATTGGAGGTTGATTCAATTGCCTCTATCTGCATCATTATAAGCATTTCTCTGTTTAATTGCATATAAAAAGTCTATTTTTtgttcggaaaaaaaaaaaatttggtaacATTTGTAGaattaaacaaaaatcataaaataattcaaacgttGCTATATATGAAATTAGTTTTTGGGGAATTTAATATCAtccatctcaattttttttgtatgttacAATAATCTTTAAAATCAATTCCTTTTAAATGGAGGTTTGGATtatgagtttagatgagataaatgtttaaagttaaataaatattattttttaatattattattattttaaaatttaataaaataaaattatttattatattttatataaaaatttaaaaaatttataataattatatgagttGAAGATGTTTTGTATTCAAACTAAGCCAAATGCATCGGATGATGATGAAATACTTACGTCAGGCGCAGCCTAAGCCACACGCGTGCGAAACGTGACGCCGCTGCTATGACATTCCGACCACTATACACGCGGTGTGAGAATGTGAGGCCCTCCATTCGATGCAGTCGCCGGTCTTCGTTTGGCGTTGCCAAGGTTCATGACTTTTCCCTTCTAGTTATCCCAAAGTCCCACCTGTCGGGATAATGAGTGAAAAAGGACCCCATCGCTCCTCAACTTCCAAGcggatttaaaaataaaaaaaatttacttatcatTCCTTAATCCACCCACTTACGTGACttatcaattttatcattttatttaaatatatttatattaatatgtaaatatgtgtctaaataaaataataaaaaataataaattaaatattaatatgtagtgtgaaaataataaaaatatttatctttaaaaacatgcagaaatatcattattt from Juglans microcarpa x Juglans regia isolate MS1-56 chromosome 4S, Jm3101_v1.0, whole genome shotgun sequence carries:
- the LOC121262895 gene encoding LOW QUALITY PROTEIN: 4-coumarate--CoA ligase-like 5 (The sequence of the model RefSeq protein was modified relative to this genomic sequence to represent the inferred CDS: inserted 1 base in 1 codon) — translated: MAQKSNLVIDPNSGFCDSNSVFYSKRKPIAHPPNPFLDVTTFISSRAHHGKIAFVDASTGSHLTFSDLWLAVDSVSTCLSDLGVEKGHVVLLLSPNSIFFPVVCLAVMSLGAVITTTNPLNTTREIAKQIADSKPVIAFTTRQLVPKLAGSNLRIVLLDEQSTPAVQNALIISTYGEMLKKQPRRTRVRARVNQEDTATLLYSSGTTGASKGVVGSHKSLIAMVQIVLGRFNLDGDHRFICTVPMFHIYGLAVFALALLASGTTVVILSKYEMHDLLSAIQKYRITYLPLVPPILVALVNGADQIRSKYDLSSLQSVLSGGAPLSKEVIEGFVERYRAVTILQGYGLTESTGXGASTDSLEESRRYGTAGLLSPGMDAKIVEPETGKALPVNRTGELWLRGPSIMKGYFGNAEATESTLDSEGWLKTGDLCYIDDDGFIFVVDRLKELIKYKGYQVPPAELEALLLTHPEISDAAVIPVPDKEAGQCPMAYVVRKVGSNLSESAIMDFVAGQVAPYKRIRRVAFIASIPKNPSGKILRKDLIQLSTSKL